TAACCTTGAAATCCGCGTATCAAATTCAAAAGGATAAGAAGGTCCCTTCTTCCTTACACGAGATCGCGCTCGTCTCTCGTTTGAAAGAGGAAGAGATTCCGGTTCTTACCAAAAAGCTTTGTGATTTGGGATTTTTATCGGCGACTAAGGTAAACGAATTTGTTCCGATCGCCGCATCGGCGGACTTAAGCGTTGGAGATATCTATCGGAAGATTCCCGAACCTCTTCTTACCGGAGACGCCGGTCTCAAACTTTTTCCATCGCCTCTTCAATCCAAAGTGGAGAAGACCGAAGAAAAACTTCAAAACGATTTGGATCTAATTAAGTTTAGCGATCTGATCGGATAAAACCGATCAGACTTTTTGATCCAGTTTTTTAGAGGCGTTTACTGGAGGAAGATTGGATGCGAGGGATTGATAGATTTGTTCCGCGAGTCCGAGCGAAGAGTTAGAAGAAAGATTTTTCGCGTACTCGTCATAGAGCATGTCTTCGAAAATTTCCTCGGCGTGCCCACCGTCGATCAAGCCCGATTTTTCCACAGTCTTTTTCATTTCGGTTAACATCATCTTTACGAAAATGGACTCAAATTCCACGGAAGCTGAATAGAGTTTTTTACGATACGGGTCCGCTTGGATTTCTTCTTTGATATTATGAGGAAGACGGATTTCGGAGGAGCTGATCTTACCTGAAAGTTTTTCGTTAAATTCTTCTCTCAGTTGATCCGGAAAGGAAACGTTAGGTTTTCCCTTGCTTGCGTTTTCGGCGTTGAGAAGACTTCTGACTTCCGATTTTTCCAGAAGATTTAACTTGTTTGTATAATCATTGATAGAATCGATTTTCATTGGATCTCCAGCTCGGCGTGTAAGGCTCCCGATTTTTTAAGCGCTTCTAAGATTGCGATGATATCTCTCGTGGAAGCCCCTACTTTGTTCAAAGCTTCTACCACGTCGCCCACGCTCGTAGACTCTTCTATGAGAAAAGAACTTTTTACCGGTTCTTGTTCTTTTCCAAGCCAGTTGCGTTTTCTGTTTTTATCGGTTACGGAAAGATTTAGACCCGAACGGGAAACCGCGACTTCTTCGATCGTAATGTTTCCACCCATGACGATTACTCCGGTTCTTTCGTTGATGACAACTTTCGGTTTGACTTGAGTTTCAACGGTAAGATTTTCGATGTCGCTTAATAAAGTTAAGAATAGGTCCGATTTGTTTTCAAAGGTTTTCCCGAGAACGATATTGATTTCCGAAGGAGAAACCGGAACCACAGACTCAGGACCGATTCCGTGTTTTCCGGGAAGAATGGATCGAATCTGAGTGATCACCGCGTTCAAAGTAGTAAAGTCCTGATTGTCCAACTGAATCTGAACTCTTTCGGAAGCGTAAAAATTCTGATCTAACTCTTGTTCGACGATCGCACCGCCGTGGATCAGACCTACCGTCTTTTTATTTCCGCGTCCGCTACTTCCGCGTTCTTGCTCTTGTCTTCCACCAAAAGAAATCACACCGGAAGCGACTG
This is a stretch of genomic DNA from Leptospira tipperaryensis. It encodes these proteins:
- a CDS encoding flagellar basal body P-ring protein FlgI, whose protein sequence is MKLKYSIFLMFFLLGFPSLFPTELRLKDIAKIEGVRENQITGYGIVVGLPGTGDSKTPLTSESMKNYLKNLGVEANLKPDQTRNIASVLITATIPTYARKGDKLNVVVSSIGDAKSLEGGVLLQSPLKTAGDKTFAVASGVISFGGRQEQERGSSGRGNKKTVGLIHGGAIVEQELDQNFYASERVQIQLDNQDFTTLNAVITQIRSILPGKHGIGPESVVPVSPSEINIVLGKTFENKSDLFLTLLSDIENLTVETQVKPKVVINERTGVIVMGGNITIEEVAVSRSGLNLSVTDKNRKRNWLGKEQEPVKSSFLIEESTSVGDVVEALNKVGASTRDIIAILEALKKSGALHAELEIQ
- a CDS encoding rod-binding protein, which encodes MKIDSINDYTNKLNLLEKSEVRSLLNAENASKGKPNVSFPDQLREEFNEKLSGKISSSEIRLPHNIKEEIQADPYRKKLYSASVEFESIFVKMMLTEMKKTVEKSGLIDGGHAEEIFEDMLYDEYAKNLSSNSSLGLAEQIYQSLASNLPPVNASKKLDQKV